gaactgtttgttcataatatttgaccacttatctatagTGAAataaatggcttttggtcttatagATTTCTTTTAGCGAACTACATTTCCCAAGATGCAACGGAATTTCAAGCTTCCGGAAGGTGTTCATTGGCCGAGAGTTCCGCCAATCCAGAAGGCCTAACGCAGACGCGCCTGCGTCGTGTCTGCCTCGCAGGCCAGGGCCTAGGGCTCTTGATGGTTCCCCGAAGCCGCCGGTGGGGAGGCTTCCCAGTCGGGCTGGCGTCATGCAGGCGCTCGCGTCCTCCATCTGGTACCGGCGGATGTCCTTAGTCTATCTTATCGGGGCTTGGACCACGGTGGGCTCCATTTGCCTCTCAAGATGGAAGAGAAGGCAGCCGTTAGGTACCTACCGAGGGTGACCAGGGTGACCAGGAGGGGCCCGAGGGCTGGTCTCGCTATCTGGAAGACGTGGGTTAAAATCACGCCTCTGACGTCGATCAGCGGCGCAGCCTCACCCCGCTCGCCTCCCcgagcctcgatttcctcatttgtaagggggggggggagagggaaggagcatCCCTCCTAGAGAGGTCGCGGGTGCTAGTACCTATAAAGCGCCGcccttctctgcccctcccttcGGCTCCGAGGCGCCATGTGGTGGGGCTACCTCTGAGTGATGGTGTTGAGCAGGTAGTGCCCCTCCAAGTTCGGTGGCGGAAGGGGTAGAGCGCtgagcttggagttaggaagacctgagttcaaatgtagcctcataCCCTtgctagcggtgtgaccctgggcaaatcgcttagcCTTTGTTTCCAtccgtttcctcctctgtcaactggggttaataacagcactcatctcccagggttgtggcgaggatcaaatgagataataattgtaaagcttagcgcaatgcctgccacatagtgttatataaatgttgactattattattattattagcggtggtggtagtggtggagtGGTGGTAGTAATTTCCCATCGCACACGGGCTTCAGAGATGGCTGTAGAAATAATTTCATCCCTAAGAATGGTTGAGTCAAATCATACTGGAGAGGCAgtagataattttattaaagataatgactGCAGTGAGACAACGTGCCAAAAATTTTGAGATGTAGCCACAGTAGTCCTCAGAGGAAATAGTATTATCCCTAACGACTTTCTAAAATATAAGAAAGGAcagatcaacaaattgggcaATTTACtaaaagaaccagggaaaaaaaCATGCCCAGAGGACCGATAATCTTaatattaaaaagtaaaagcAGGATTCCTTTGAGAAAGGTGGTTAGTTAGGGTTAGTTATGAGAATgggcaaaaacaagcaaaaaattaAATCCCTGCATTTGCTACCAACTTGTGGGGAAGGGGCTAGTGGCCttaggaaaaaaagactgaaaaacacttcaggaaaacttttctttttaaaaatagacttaaGTTGTCAGGTCCTTAGTTTTCAGATCTGCAAATAgtatgttggactagatgacctctaagagtgtgtgtatttacatatagtATCATATTTACACGTAGTGtaatttttttgtctgtattggatcagttttgctgattttctcttttttttttcctgaaaaaagaaatctatgtTATATAGGATAGCTCTCTGagagggagtggaagggagaagaaaagatacaGTTGGAAATTTCGgctgtgtaaaaacaaaaggtggCAATAATGTGGTTTTTAAGGTTTATATACAGAAAGTCTAGTAGAGGCTGGAAACTGCTGCCTTTAAATTTCCTCCTTAAACTTAGCCCAAATTAGCTCATCCAACCTCTCGGCAAAGGGTAGTAAAATGTAAAGAATTTCAAGGCAGAACTTGAAAAGTGTTAAAGATTGGTGACCTCTATTTCACAAGCAAATTCTGATTAACCTGATTAACCAATATAGTCTGAAGCACTaggttttgggaaaaaaaatttagccTTCAGAAGTGTTCACCGAAAGAAATGGATGGATAGAGCATTTCCCTTCCCATGCCTATCAAATAATTGTATGTAGCAACAGTAGATATAAAATATTggtgttatttttaataaaatagtcaACAATCTGTTTTCACAGTCTCAGTTTATGTACTTGCAATGATTGAGAATTACAATTCTTTTCTTAGCCAAAGAAGAGGCACTTAAAGATGAAGACTTAGCCAAAGAAGAGTCACTTGAAGACAAAGCGTTCTCTGTTGAGAAGCCTGAAGCCAGAAGAGGATTTTATGTGGAAACAATTGTgacatataaagaaaattttgTACCATATACTACTAGGCTCTACAACTACTGGAAATCATGGAGTAATGGCCCTAGTCCATCAGAATAACTAATTTCTAATGCTCAAATCAGTATTTTGGCATGATGTATAAATTTGATGGAAGAATTGACTTAAAACCTTGAGTTTGTTTAAAAATATGCAAACATGTATAATGTAGATGTCTAACTTTACTGTAATGATGTACAATAAATACTTTCTTTGAGACAACTGAGTTTGCATTTCATTAAGAAATATGC
This region of Trichosurus vulpecula isolate mTriVul1 chromosome 3, mTriVul1.pri, whole genome shotgun sequence genomic DNA includes:
- the SMIM26 gene encoding small integral membrane protein 26, whose amino-acid sequence is MQALASSIWYRRMSLVYLIGAWTTVGSICLSRWKRRQPLAKEEALKDEDLAKEESLEDKAFSVEKPEARRGFYVETIVTYKENFVPYTTRLYNYWKSWSNGPSPSE